The DNA sequence TGGATGTCAAGGGTAACGTGTGTGGGTCTAATCATGGATAACAAGCTGCTATACCATCACCATACCCATAAGCTGGCAACTCGGATCAATGTCCTGCTTAAAAAATTGTATCCTCTAGtgcaggtatgtcaaactggcggcccgcgggccgcatgcggccctcgtcaatgctgaatgcggcccgcgagaatattttgagaattgctaaatgcactgcaaaccaaaaaactgttattactatttgtctaattgtataaaattttccagagaagaacaatcattttaatggtatatttttcgaatctaacatgaatgtaaccataacatctcataaacttatgctgcacaatcgtacagaacaattgaaacccttaagaaaaattgatttgaatgcaaactcattatgtttcgatgaaattctgaatattagcacaATGTTGTgtacactcgattgcacattctatggaaaaatatggaaaaattgatttgcgtcaaccttctacaaacgaaaaaggaatgaaatactttcatacacacacttggaatcttcgcaacaactagtgcTGGATTGTCAGAATCGTCATTTTTGATCTTAGCTATTCTGACTCCTGATCcgtccaaatcaaaccaacagttccgttcggtgccgacCGAAGCTTATAGAGCCGTTTAATGCCATTCGGAACcattggagtcatcggttgtcgcacggagcggctaATCTGCAGTGTGAAATGGATCTGGTCGGTCCTACCGAATTTGACCATGCCCCAATTACCCGAATTTGACCAATTATGCCCCCGAGTGCCGAGTTAAGGATTCATTGGGCTCCGAAATTCTTTTTCGAACGAATTTGCACGGCTccgaccttagaatgttacatttttgatgttcgattgaagccacttctgttttattcataatcatgccaccataaatgttaataaaaatgattgtagccaagttggaattatgtgtaccccacattctacaaaacgaattaatgtactttccaacctccccaaaaatcaaaaccaaaatgatatgattacgcttaagccatgagtatttagattaaggattaaaataatcgaaatgccgaagtcctGCGATGTATAGCTTATTTCcatagattagctcacacagtccaatacctcaattcgcgaatcatctcccttcaagtgtcaaaaaacgaatctttgtcagataaaattatcgtaatttaaaaaaattatttgtaaaatacgggttcttggaacttggaaattagcaaaaattatgtttaaacacgttttattacaatttttctcttgatctgtcaaaaattgcaggcaaatatatttgttattcatccagcgatggatagcttggaTGGCTTGAAAATGATTCGCCTCGCGAAAAAGATACcttagtgaaaaagtgtggttggacgatattttctaacagaactaccgtgttagaacgcgactaatgaaaaatgtcgtattttaataataaggataaaaaatgcatgtgactttaaaagtacattaaactatttttcgaaataaaaaagtgcacaatgaaaaataacacatcaaatttgtaaataggaaactattccagatttgaagcgaggagtacaaaaagtcaatttgtttaacaataatgattttaaacagtattttatataaatattgaggtatagtttttattctcacatttgcggcccgcgaatcactgaaaatctgtacttgcggccctctgatgaaatgagtttgacacagctgctcTAGTGAATCGCAGCTCTCGCCTTTGCCAGAAGAACAAGAATGCGATCTataaacaaatagtttttcccATGGCAACTTACAGTAGCTCGATTTGGAAAAGTAGCGCCCCAACCAACATCCGCAGGGTTCAAATAGGGTTGAACCGATTTTTGCGACTAATTGCGAATGCCCCCTACAGGACCAGGTTTGATGAGTTATATGAAAAAACCAGTACACATCCAATAGATGAAATTGGATATGTTATAACAGAACGCCTTAAAGAAAAATGCGCAACATCAGGTTCTCCCCTTCTAAGGGCACTCTTTTcagtttttcacttttttatatttttttctctcctcctttctttcttatttttggATTTCATTTGTCCTGCTCCTAATCTAAAATAACGTTAAAGGTAAGTTAGCGTAACAAAAGGCCCTAGGCCTAGCACCGTctgattggatatcaatacaattggaccaaaaaattctaggaaacggcaaaaaaaaacgtgggaacgcaccaaaaagaTATGGGaatccaccaaaaattgatgggaaccaaccaataaatcgtgggaaaccctgtatgtcgAATAAGAACGATCGTACTTTAAAAGTAATGCGCGATACGCTCAAGAAAACTGATACGAGATAGGGTTATTATGGAAAACTAATATTCCAACCCTTCCTAACAGTTACGGACAAGCTCGATAAAACGATTAAAAAGTCAAGAAGcataaatgaagaaaaactatGCACTTAAAACTTAGTAtgctaatgaaataaaatcctaCATTCAAAAAAGCTATGCTCGGAAAGCAACTCCGAAAGAGCCTCTTGAATCAAacgaaaatattaattatataCCACTCTTTTCGGTAGTAAACTACAATATTCCTAATCCAAAACTAAGATTGGTTTGCGATGCAGCAACAATGAACGAAGGAATCTCCTTAAATTCACGCCTTGGAATTCGCAGATACAGAACCtgcttaaaataattatttttagctTCTATTATTCGCTATTATTAACATCATTATGTTGATGACTATTTAGATAGGTTCAAAAATGTAGAAACGGCTTCTAAAACAATAGCAGCGGTTTGCAGGTTTGCGGTTTGGGTACACAActctgcttttttttcataCGAAACTTTGTAACCAACTCTCGCACACTCGAACACAGCATATCTCGGAGAATAGCATTGCAAATTGCAGATAAAGAACAATCATACTATAAGAAAGACTATACGGCTACTTCGTTACggaaataagaagaagaagatataaaCAGTTACTTTGTTGGACAATATGTACAGTCAGTTAGCACCTATGCACCTGCACATGCCAACCAGACGAATCCAGCTTGGATTGCAAAGCATCGGATGACACCGGACTGCAGCGTACGGAACGAGACACCAGGACCTGCGTGGTACCAACGAGCTGCCGTGAGAACCAAAACGATCCCACGATCGCAGTTGCCTTTCGACATCTTTAGCAATCCAGCAATTAGATAGAATTAGCCCTGCTCAGGCTTAGTTAGACACAAAACAGTCAGGGCaaggaatccgcgtaactgacgtatgtcgaatttcacgtttttttttcagctaaAATACATTCGATTGCTCGGTATTTTTGGTTTGAAACCAGTACGCTTTATCATTTAAATATCACGATTCGTGTAGAAAATTCCGATctttctggcttttaagcgaatttaattttctagctaaaatgtaatttttttgcaaattgtactgatttgacaatTGATCAGTCAAATTTGAAAAATCGCGCAGCTCAAAAACATACTGTATCATATACATTTGCTCCAAAATATGCTTTGTTTCGTAATCACCATCGTATAAGCACTGTCCTGATTCAAAGACACTCCCTGATCACCGCGATAGATAAGGTCCACTGGGGTATAGGAGAAGCCTTGTACATGCATTCCCACCCACGGAATAGTATCACACTCACCAACGAGCTCCACTAACCGCATGATACTGCCGTCTGCCTCTTCCGGCGTTATCACACCCTGGCGATGCAATATTGTAACggtgtctgtttttttcttgcactCGTCGAGCCTGTAACTACTAACATATTCGATCGGAGCCGAGTTACAGTCGAGTGCAAGTACACCTATGTACTCTAACAGTTGGTCTTGCCTAATGTATGCTTGCTCACCATCCTTAAATGGGTTCCTGGTGTCGATCAGGGGAATGCATTCCTTGATTCGTGTTATCTTTTTATAACCATCGGGCACATTTTCAACCTGCAGTCGGCACACTGCTCGCAGATATTCGGCAATCGAGCTACCGTGCACTTGAGGATCGGGTACGTTGTTCTCCTTGGCAGTCGTACTTTTCGGAGGAATCCATCGTAGCGTTATATCGAATGCAAGGTTGACATGCCCCAGCTGCTCTCTACATTTTGGTGACTTCAAATCCAACTTGATAACTGTAAAAAAAGATCGAAAGAAATATCATTCATTTGCCGCTGTTTCACTTCCATCAATGTCCACCGCTATTTAGGCGGGGCCCAGTAGTTATGAGGAATGGTTGTTTGAatatattataaaaataaatagcaaTGTTACAAGAACACGATAGACTTGTGGTAGAATTATAACTAAaataccaaacaaaacatacttACCGACCATACGTCCTCTTTGCGAAATAACACTACCATCAAGATTGCCTTTCACCATCTGATATGTTTCTCGACTGAGACTCATTTCCAACTCTCCCTGCGGTGTAATTACAAGGCAGCCGCCAGATTCCAAGTTGATGTTTGTGCTAACCGCATATAAAGTGCCTATAAGAAACATGATTTTACCATTGGGTCGATTCGACTGTTTTGTAAGGAAAATGCTCCCAATTCGTCCATTTCGATCCAATACCTCGTTTAACAAATGCCTCCACGAACTCATTTTTCAGTAACTCTATCAAGGGCAATTGCCGTACGCGAAAGAGTAAGCTGCTGTTCACAGATAGGCTGCTTTCCAATTCACTGAGGCAGTTCGGTTTTTTGGCAGGAATCACAACTGAAATCTGAACCAATGAAACAACAGTTATATAGATCCGAACAGGGCTTGGACAGCTTGGGTGGTCAGCCTCTTACCATGCGGATCGGCTGTAGTAGGGCAAGGATTTCCGTTCGCTGCTTGCACGTTTTCTGACACCAGTTCGGCTTGTCTATGTGTGTAATCTTGCACGCTGGGGTAGGAAACTTCCATATTTCTGGGCACAACATTCTGGTCCAAAAATAAGACAATACAGAATAAATTCAAACTATTCAGCTACCACGAGCTGCCGTTGTGCTTTTCCGGCTAACCTTAAATGAAAGCATAGCATTTGTTGACAGCAGATTCGCCAAACTCGCTCAAGGTGAATACAGATAAGGTAGGCTTATACAAATGTATATGACAAGGGATATATAAGCAAGACATCACGCATAGCGAATTCGAGCAGAATGTGAACCGAAATCGgtataaaaaattaatttaaaagtgcagtttttgcgtttgggTGTTCTAGATAGAAATCAAACCgaaatgtaataattttaattttttgggttgttgtttttttttttgttaaaccgTAAAACAGTTCCACTCAAACACTTTTTAACCTTTAATTGTACGACCCGATTAACCCGCGGgtatgattttaattttcaaacttgtacaactttttatcgaaaaaatgatAGCTACttaatttttaaacatatttttagctaaattaatttcaataaagAGCACATGATGaacttatttgttatttgtttgttccCAAACATatttcccaaatagccaaaatGGCTTaggcagctcattttggcacgctaaagatcgctgctctaattcgccttttgcagtagttaaacagcatcaaagttccagaCGGTCCTTGTAAATAGCGCCTAAGCAACTTCCTTCCAAATAGTTCCAAATAGTACCgtgtgcttgttaaaaagcgccatagttccgcaaagtacttcttatctcttaatcagccacaaagtacgacatcggaacgatttttcgttaaacagcctcaAATCAGCTATAGAGTTCAAGCTAGTTATTTGGGTTATAGCTTTTAAATGTATGAtctcggtacaaggtggctcttgtcaaagtgtcaaagacagacgccgtcaatcatgtcattgctgctgtacaagttagataaCTAGCAGACCAAGTTGTCAaccttaaaaaatatttaaaaaaatagtaaacaagATTTGAGAAATCCCCTTTCCTTGCAAATGTCTGAATCTAATGTTTCAATCTTTGTGccaaatttgaaatttttattttcaatacaacaaaagtttttgaatttttagtttgaaaaaaaaacttcccatACAAAATGAATGGGATACCCGTGGGTATGCAGAAATGAAAGTTTAAATTTGCTCATTGAGACAACGGTTAAAAGTGCTTGATTCGTGAATTGAACTGCTCGAATGGCTCGGCTTGATCACCGGAGCACTACCGTGTAAACATAACTTTAGAAGATGGAAGGGTTTAAGCATTTCCACTTCCCTAAAAATTTGACCCTTTCTATAAACTATTGATGTTCCCTAAATTTTGACAATAAAACGACAAATTCTACACTTTGCTAACGTGTACTGCTTAGAAATAGAATGTCCGAAAACCAAAATCATAGAAAGTATGATTTTAAAGGCCATAATATCTGCAAAATTGGCAATGAACAATTTACTTGGCATGAACAGCAATTCGCTTATTTGATAATTACAATGTTAAGATGGAAAGAAGAGAGCCAAATGTTGCTATGAAAACATCCTCCATCTTGTGTTCACTCCTGCAAAAATTGCACTTCTTCATCTGATTAAAATACTTTACCGATACTTCAACTGATCGCCAATGTCATCTtctcccacacacaaacacaataaaaaaagtaaaagaaaa is a window from the Anopheles merus strain MAF chromosome X, AmerM5.1, whole genome shotgun sequence genome containing:
- the LOC121597720 gene encoding ribonuclease P protein subunit p40-like, yielding MLCPEIWKFPTPACKITHIDKPNWCQKTCKQRTEILALLQPIRMISVVIPAKKPNCLSELESSLSVNSSLLFRVRQLPLIELLKNEFVEAFVKRGTLYAVSTNINLESGGCLVITPQGELEMSLSRETYQMVKGNLDGSVISQRGRMVVIKLDLKSPKCREQLGHVNLAFDITLRWIPPKSTTAKENNVPDPQVHGSSIAEYLRAVCRLQVENVPDGYKKITRIKECIPLIDTRNPFKDGEQAYIRQDQLLEYIGVLALDCNSAPIEYVSSYRLDECKKKTDTVTILHRQGVITPEEADGSIMRLVELVGECDTIPWVGMHVQGFSYTPVDLIYRGDQGVSLNQDSAYTMVITKQSIFWSKCI